A region from the Drosophila takahashii strain IR98-3 E-12201 chromosome 2L, DtakHiC1v2, whole genome shotgun sequence genome encodes:
- the LOC108062686 gene encoding LOW QUALITY PROTEIN: uncharacterized protein (The sequence of the model RefSeq protein was modified relative to this genomic sequence to represent the inferred CDS: inserted 2 bases in 1 codon): protein MSCVTKESPPTNRSNNNNHNNNKNSGTCHTXTRTTMVRDRKGGEITWRATSGNCGLMNIPQ from the exons ATGTCATGTGTAACTAAGGAGTCGCCACCAACCaacagaagcaacaacaataatcacaacaacaacaagaacagtGGTACCTGTCACac aacaagaacaacaatggTAAGAGACCGGAAAGGAGGGGAAATCACCTGGAGAGCAACAAGCGGAAACTGCGGTCTGATGAATATCCCGCAGTGA
- the LOC108062681 gene encoding uncharacterized protein: MFQNLLLKFGDPEKYYMAGAPGVKDKLNLIVGGDICEVYRDGFNGGSFAFWCGLIGLAVFVLFLAYFHMNRERIDPTE, from the coding sequence ATGTTTCAAAATTTGTTGCTCAAATTTGGGGACCCGGAAAAATATTACATGGCTGGAGCACCTGGCGTGAAGGACAAGCTGAATCTTATTGTTGGCGGCGACATCTGCGAGGTTTACCGCGATGGCTTTAATGGCGGATCCTTCGCCTTCTGGTGCGGACTCATCGGATTAGCCGTCTTTGTACTTTTTCTGGCCTACTTTCATATGAACCGGGAACGAATAGATCCTACAGAATGA